In the Salmo trutta chromosome 13, fSalTru1.1, whole genome shotgun sequence genome, AgaataaataaacatatttatCAGGAAATTATACTATTGACTTGTCATTCACCTGTGTTGGCTTCACATTAAGTTTTTTGTCACAGTTCACAGTGGAGTTTTCTCTCTCTTCACAAACAATGCTGTGGATGGCGTGTGCTATGGCGTAAACAGCTTTATACACCATGTTAGTGACACGCAGCTGAGATGTATCTGTGTAGGGGGCCTGTAGCTGCTGTATATCCTCACTGCCATCACACACCTTCTCCTCAACCCCAACACCTGTAGAggtccctacagacagacagacagacagacagacagacagacagacagacagacagacagacagacagacagacagacagacagacagacagacagacagacagacagacagacagacagacagacagacagacagacagacagacagacagacagacagacagacagacagacatgtaaaTAGATAGTTCGATAGAcagattgatggatggatggattgatagattagatagatagatagatggataccTATCCCCAGCCTACAGCCAAAGGCTCCCTCCCAGAACTCAGTGAGCAGGGGAGAGTTGGACACCTTCTGTGGGGAGAGGTCCAGGAGGAAGTCCCTTAGGCCTGGGATGACAGAGCGTTGGATGCCAAATCCGATGGCCCCGGCACACAGGCCGAAGCGCAGCATATCTGGGTCAGTGACCCAGGTCTCGCTCCCGATCCACTGGCGGGGCGGAGAGGGCAGGCGGTCCATCTCCTCCAGCAGGTTTCTCATGTCCCCAGAGGCTACGAATGCAACCACCACCTGGGCTGTGGAGCTGGGGAACATGATTATATCATATGCTTAATATGCTGGTCATGTTTGTCATTCATTGGAATGTCTCAGTGAAGTGAACATGAGCATTAGTATTAACCAACACTTTTGACAAGCTAAAGATATGCAAATCATGTTGGTCTCACAGATCAGCTTTGGGAAAAGAGAGACATTAATAACAAtggtatttttttataaatatagtCTTGCATTTGTGTGAATGAAAAGTTCACAAGTAATCATGGATCACCTGCGGATCACGTCAGCCACCCGTTGCACTCTGCTGAGTGGGTTGGTACGGGAGAAGGCTTCAGAATACTCCACACAGATGCCTTCCTCTTGTGCTGCCTGTAGGAAAGCCGCCATCCCGTTATTACCGTAGTCAGAGTCGGAACGGACCGCCCCAATCCAAGTCCAGCCGAAGTGCCTGATGAGGTGGGCCAGAGCGGCAGCCTGGAACTGGTCACTGGGGATGGTTCTGAAGAAGGTTGGATACTGTTTCTTATCACTCAGACACGCACAGGTGGAAAAGTGGCTCACCTAGGTAAAAACAGACAGTCGAAAACATGAGAAAGAACATCATGTCGGCCTAACAACTCTAATGTATTGGCTACTTCCTATTTTTTTTAGCTATGCAGTTTGATGTTAGGGAGACATTAATAATAATTAGCCAATTCATTGTTTTTCAGTAGGCCAAAATGAAAAGGATAcagaaaagtgtgacaccaatcccTGGTCTCCCAtaacaacctagcctatgaaagaTAGTCCTCAGATCATGTTTTAATGCCTACAGAAGTTCTCCAGACTCAAAGTCCTCAGTCCATGTTCAAATGCCTTTCTACACATAATTTCACACAGAAATGTATATTCCTGAAAGAGAGGAGAATACAGTAGGAATACGGTAAATTAAAAGTGGAACACATTCCCGAAAGAGAGGAGAATATACAGTAGGAATACAGTAAGTTTAAAAGAAGCTGAATGATTTCTTTCCAGAGGAGTTTACCTGAGGAATGCCGAAAGGGCCGATGATGCGCAACATGCTGATGGTAGGCGTGGAGGCAGACTCGCCAACGATAGCTGTCACTGTAGCCGAACCCGAGCACTGTTCTCCGGTATCAAACATGGGATCCTGGCCGTTAGCCAGCTGGAAGGCCACTTTCACGGCCATGGGGACCGAGGAGCAGGAGTCGTGCACTTGATAACCAAGCGTGACACCCGGTAGAAGATATGAACTGTTGTTTATCTCCTCAACTGCGAAGATCATGGCGCGCGAGAAGCGCAACTCACGGGAATCCATTCTGTAAATAGAAGATGGGTCAGTGAGCACCTCCTGACGAATCATAAACTAGCCTACAGAATGTTTCCATGGCAAACAGCCTAATATCTAGTATTATTTTCTAAACCATCTATATGCCAACACTTTGGTTGTCTGTAATTGAGGACATTGTAGGATAGCCTGCAATTGAAAATGTGATCCTTTGTAACAGCAGTCTTTACCTACTctctcagacacaaacacagtttTTATCTGTCTTCAAACACACTGTTAGTCTGTCTTTAAACACACTGTTTTTCTGGATTTAAAACACTGTTTACCTATCATTAAAACACTGTTTATCGTCTTTAAAAACACTGTTTATCTGTCTTTAAACAAACTGTATCTCTGTCTTTAAAACACAATTTATCTGTCTACCCACACAGCCACAGTCCTGTCCCCTGTTCCCTCTTGCGCTCACTGACCTCCCTGTGCACTGCAGGGGCTCAGGCATGCTGGTGTAGCTGTGATCCACAGTGTGCACAAAGTAATGGATGGAGAAAACACCCCCGATGACAAAGTCCCCGTCCTGGGAGAACGCCGGAGGAAGAGGGGTGCCTTGGAGCCTGCATCTGACAGACTCCAGCCCAGAGGCAGAGGCATtggcagaggcagagacagaggcagacgaGAGCAAGGCGAGCCCACCAGCCACCACAGCTAGATGTAGTAGAACCAGACTACCAGCCAGACTTGGATCCAGAGCAGAAGCCAGAGAGAGCCTCATTCCCCTGATGTGTGGAAGGTATGGCGTAATACAGcgccacacagacccacataggTCAGGTTACCTCTCTACTCTGGGTTAAATACCCACCGTACCTCTGTGGGGATTCCTCTGGGGGCCACACTGTGGGTTTGGCCATGCCAGGAAGGGAGGGGTTAGAGGCTGCTCTGCTCACCCAGTCAGGTCCTGCTTCTTTCAGCTATAGAGAGTGTATGCACCAGCATCAGAACTACGTTGACTGTAATGGTTTATTTAGACATAAACATACATTAGACATACAATAACCATGAGCCTCTCTTACATTTCCCTTACTTTCTAGTCCTCTTGGCAAGTTGGCTCTACACAGTATTTCCCCTACAGTTTAGTCCATTTGGCACTTTGCCTCACTTATATTTCCTCTACAATCTAGTCCTCTTGGTACGCTGGCACTACTCAGTATTTACCCAACAGTCTAGTCCTCTAGGCACTTTTGCTCTTCACAGTATTTCTGCTACAGTCTAGTCCATTTCGCACTTTACCTCAATTATATTTCCCCTAAAATCTAGTCCTCTTTGCAAGATGGCTCGACTCAGTATTTCCCCTACAATCTATTACTCTTGGCACGCTGGTAGTACACAGTATTTATTCTAAAGTCTAGTCCTCATGGTACGCTTCCTCTCATATATTTCCCCCACAGTCTAGTCCTCTTGGCACTTTGcctcacttacagttgaagtcagaagtttacattcaccttagccaaatacatttaaactcagtttttcaaaatcaaagtaaaaattccctgtcttaggtctgttaggatcaccactttattttaagaatgtgaaaagtcagaataatagcagagaaaatgatttattttggcttttatttctttcatcacattcccagtgggtcagatgtttacatacactcaattagtatttggaagcattgcctttaaattgtttaacttgggtcaaacgttttgggtagccttccacaagcttcccacaataagttgggtgaattttggcccattcctcctgacagagctggtgtaactgagtcaggtttgtcggcctcttagctcgcacacgctttttcagttcttcccacaaatgttctattgcattgagctcagggctttgtgatgaccactccaataccttgactttgttgtccttaggccatttttgttacaactttggaagtatgtttggggtcactgTTCATTTGGAACCAAGTtttaactccctgactgatgtcttgagatgttgcttcaatatatccacataattttccatcctcatgatgccatctattttgtgaagtgcaccagttcttcctgcagcaaagcaaccccacaacatgatgctgccacccccgtgcttcgtgattgggatgatgttcttcggcttgcaagcctcccactttttcctccaaacataacgaatgtcactatctttgtccccatgtgcagttgcaaaccgtagtctagcgtttttatggtggttttggagcagtggcatcttccttgctgagcggcctttcaggttatgttgatataggactcgttttactgtggatacagataccttcgtacctgtttcccccagcatcttcacaaggtcctttgctgttgttctgggattgatttgtacttttcgcaccaaagtacgttcatctctaggagacagaacgtgtctccttcctgagtggtatgactcctgcgtggtcccatggtgtttatactgcgtactattgtttgtacagatgaacgtggtactttcaggcatttagaaattgctcccaaggatgaaccagacttgtggaggtctacaatgtttttatctgaggtcttggctgatttcatttgattttacaACGATgacaagcgaagaggcactgattttgaaggtaggccttgaaaaacatccacaggtacacctccaattgactcaaaatgtcaatcagcctatcagaaacttctaaagccatgacaaatttttctggaattttccaagctatttaaaggcatagtcaagtatgtaaacttctcacccacgaagtgtgaaacagtgaattacaagtgaaacaactgttaacaattgttggagaaattacttgtgtcatgcacaaagaagatgtcctaacagacttgccaaaactataatttgttaacaagaaatgtgtggagttgttgaaaaacgagttttaatcactccaacctaagcgtatgtaaacttccgacttcaaatgtgtatgaaaatgtttattatattattataatacataATATGATGAATTACAATATCAATTGAACACATGCACTTCAATGTTATATCAATTCATATAGGAATAAAGCTTTGCTCCAACAACATGGAAGTGGTTCcactctgtaggctactgctaATCACATCATTTAGCAGGTCAAATTAGATTTTAACACTCTAGATTTGAACAATCTCTCATAACATTGGAATATCTAAAGTGAACCTGTGTCATGTTACTAGTTAAAATGTTACCAATGATTAGCTGCTAAATTGTTGGTCATCTCTGTCAGAGTAGTCCTACCTAACTGTATGATAAACCATATAAATGAAGATTAcaatgttttttcccctcaatcatTTCTTAATAACGTATATCATTGGATGTCTTCTCCATAAGGTGTTTCTTGGTGTTCTTCTCCGGCCTGAACAGAATAATAAAGCATTTAGGAACAAATAATAGAAAGAACAACCCAAAGCTAGAGGTGATGATGGCAAAGATCTCCACAGCTACAGTGAACTTCCCAGGAGAGCTGACATAAGCTGGGATAAAGGTGATCCAGACTGCACAGAATATGAGCATGCTGAAGGTGATGAATTTGGCCTCATTGAAGTTATCAGGCAGCTTCCGGCCCAGAAAAGCCAGCACAAAGCACAAGAGAGCCAGGAGTCCTATATAGCCCAACACAGCCCAGAAACCAATAGCTGAACCCACATCACACTCTAGAATGATCTTTTCCTTGTAGGTAGTGAGGTTTTTAATGGGGAAGGGTGGGGACAGGACCAACCACAGAGTGCATATCAAAGCCTGGACAAACGTGAAGGACACTACAgtcaatctctgctgtggaggacCAAACCATTTCATGACATTACTGGCTGGAAGCGTAGCCCTGAAGGCCATCAACACCACTATTGTTTTCCCCAGAACACAAGAGATGCAGAGGACGAAGGTGATCCCAAACGCTGTGTGGCGCAGCATACAGGACCATTCAGAGGGCCGGCCAATGAAAGTAAGAGAACACAGAAAGCACAGAGCCAAGGAGAAGAGCAGCAGGAAGCTCAGCTCAGAGTTGTTGGCCCTGACGATTGCCGAAGATCGGTGCCGGTAGAAGACAGTTGCCGTGGCGATGGCCAAACAAGCCCCGCCCACAGAGCAGGCGGTCAGGATGATTCCGAGGACCTCGTGGAAGGACAGGAACTCCACAGGCTTAAGGATACAGCAGTTTCTCTCAGTGTTGGGCCAGTACTCCTCGGGACAGATCAGACAGTCTGAAGAATCTGACCAGGACAAAACAACAGACGTCAAATGTTAATAATAATAGAttcaggttttatttattttcaaattcaTGTCCACAATGCTGCACTTTGTCAGTTTACTATAAAGAATGTTGAATTAATGTGCAGCTTACATGAGATAATAAGAAAGGGAACATGATTGACAGACACTACCTTTGTAGTGCTGGTAATATGAATAAACCTTTACTTAGTAAACCGTGATAGAAATTACTACACATTTTATGCCAACTATTCCTATAGTCCTACCTGTGTTATTactgatctctccctctccacattGGATACAGTCATAACAGCATACAGGCTTTCCTTTCTGTACAGCCTTACGAGTGCCTGGGGGACAGCTCTCACTGCACACTGACACAGGTACTTGTGTACTGTTCTTTACCCAGGTGATTTCCCTCTCCAAGTCAAGCCTCTGTTCAAGAGGCAGGGACGCATCATAGCGCCCCACTGTCACCAACTCCATCTTCCCACTCTCCCGTATCTGCCAGTTGACCAGCTCATAGGTGGCCACTGGGTCCCCGTTGGCATCGAAAGACACCTGGTACCCATTACGAGAGAAGTTCACCCTCCTCAAactctccaggacctaggggttgGAAGgtcaagggagagagagagagagagagagggg is a window encoding:
- the LOC115204967 gene encoding extracellular calcium-sensing receptor-like, giving the protein MRLSLASALDPSLAGSLVLLHLAVVAGGLALLSSASVSASANASASGLESVRCRLQGTPLPPAFSQDGDFVIGGVFSIHYFVHTVDHSYTSMPEPLQCTGRMDSRELRFSRAMIFAVEEINNSSYLLPGVTLGYQVHDSCSSVPMAVKVAFQLANGQDPMFDTGEQCSGSATVTAIVGESASTPTISMLRIIGPFGIPQVSHFSTCACLSDKKQYPTFFRTIPSDQFQAAALAHLIRHFGWTWIGAVRSDSDYGNNGMAAFLQAAQEEGICVEYSEAFSRTNPLSRVQRVADVIRSSTAQVVVAFVASGDMRNLLEEMDRLPSPPRQWIGSETWVTDPDMLRFGLCAGAIGFGIQRSVIPGLRDFLLDLSPQKVSNSPLLTEFWEGAFGCVGVEEKVCDGSEDIQQLQAPYTDTSQLRVTNMVYKAVYAIAHAIHSIVCEERENSTVNCDKKLNVKPTQVLERLRRVNFSRNGYQVSFDANGDPIATYELVNWQIRERGKLEFVTVGRYDASLPLDQRLDMEREITWVKNSTQVPVSVCSESCPPGTRKAIQKGKPVCCYDCIQCAEGEISNNTDSSDCLICPEEYWPNAERDRCILKPVEFLSFHEVLGIILTACSVGGACLAIATATIFYRHRTSAIVRANNSELSFLLLFSLALCFLCSLTFIGRPSEWSCMLRHTTFGITFVLCISCVLGKTLVVLMAFRATLPGSNVMKWFGPPQQRLTVVSFTFVQALICTLWLVLSPPFPIKNPTTYKEKIILECDVGSAIGFWAVLGYIGLLALLCFVLAFLARKLPDNFNEAKFITFSMLIFCAVWITFIPAYVSSPGKFTVAVEIFAIITSSFGLFFLLFVPKCFIILFRPEKNTKKHLMEKTSNDIRY